Proteins from one Anaerobranca californiensis DSM 14826 genomic window:
- a CDS encoding DUF1269 domain-containing protein, whose translation MDKKIIAFFNDNYSAEKAVKELRERGIKGEISILAKHKVKDQQNGEGENNSNYPVELSYEKQNLADGTIIGGTLGGLSGLALGAGLFIIPGAGPIIAAGPLAGILTGTLTGGVAGGLIDYGIPEEHSKYYEQQLHAGNFITIINCSEKDKDNVIKILRENNAKEVKEH comes from the coding sequence ATGGATAAAAAAATAATTGCATTTTTCAATGATAATTATTCAGCAGAGAAAGCTGTAAAGGAGTTAAGGGAAAGGGGGATAAAAGGAGAAATCTCTATTTTAGCGAAACATAAAGTTAAAGATCAACAAAATGGTGAAGGGGAAAACAATAGCAATTATCCAGTTGAGCTTTCTTATGAAAAGCAAAATTTAGCTGATGGAACTATTATCGGCGGTACTTTAGGCGGATTATCTGGTTTAGCCTTAGGTGCAGGATTGTTTATTATACCAGGTGCAGGACCTATTATTGCCGCTGGACCATTAGCAGGGATACTGACAGGTACTTTAACAGGAGGAGTGGCAGGAGGGTTAATCGATTATGGTATACCTGAAGAACACTCTAAATATTATGAACAACAGTTACATGCGGGAAATTTTATTACAATAATTAATTGTTCAGAAAAAGATAAAGATAATGTAATTAAAATATTGAGGGAAAATAACGCCAAAGAAGTTAAAGAACATTAA
- a CDS encoding YlmC/YmxH family sporulation protein, giving the protein MRFSELENKEIINYSDGRKLGLVGNCDLSIDLETGQILEIIIPERIGLFQGVWGSEKKRSISWKSIKKIGEDTIIIDITQSD; this is encoded by the coding sequence ATGAGATTTTCTGAATTAGAAAATAAAGAGATAATAAATTATTCAGATGGTCGAAAATTAGGTTTAGTGGGTAATTGTGATTTATCCATCGATCTAGAAACAGGTCAGATCTTAGAAATTATAATCCCTGAAAGGATTGGTTTATTTCAAGGGGTATGGGGAAGTGAAAAAAAACGCAGTATATCGTGGAAATCCATTAAAAAAATTGGAGAAGATACAATAATTATCGATATAACTCAATCTGATTAA
- a CDS encoding aspartyl-phosphate phosphatase Spo0E family protein — MLQDNISQKINDLLKEIEYLRKNLVEYEKNNRDKGINSQEILKISKALDCKINEYYRLTNK; from the coding sequence GTGTTACAGGACAACATTTCTCAGAAAATAAATGATTTACTAAAGGAAATTGAGTATTTAAGGAAAAATCTAGTAGAATATGAGAAAAATAATAGAGATAAAGGAATTAATAGTCAAGAAATTCTAAAAATAAGCAAAGCCTTAGATTGTAAGATTAACGAATATTATCGCCTCACTAATAAATAA
- a CDS encoding polysaccharide deacetylase family protein has protein sequence MSVYIKSITLKKLMTTLLLLTTSFSLFIFIIYQIHSSITTVNSNVTMGTINFGGIKKEEVEKYLHSIAHEFYNEPQNAYIDLETKGLIPHLNGTTLNIEETKNKIVKAKKGQLVMPVIDIIKPEKTIYDFGNIPIYRGHPIKKQVALVINVSWGNQFNDYLREMLNILEENEVKGNFFLVGKWAEKYPDLVLEIYQKGHQLGNHGYSDPYMSKLTPEAISGEIQKTNQIIFDITKYRPKYFSPPYGEKEEKIFTQSFRDNMINVLWSLDTIDWMRPGPEKIAQRVLRKLHNGAIILMHNTEQTPEGLKIILRGIKEQGYEIVTIDELLCPDFFAKKLQKKIDIDFLQK, from the coding sequence ATGTCTGTATACATAAAATCTATTACTTTAAAAAAACTTATGACTACATTATTATTACTAACAACTAGCTTTAGTTTATTTATTTTTATAATTTATCAAATACATAGTTCTATTACCACCGTTAATTCAAATGTTACAATGGGAACTATTAATTTTGGTGGAATAAAAAAGGAAGAAGTGGAAAAATACTTACATTCCATTGCCCATGAATTCTATAACGAACCACAAAATGCCTATATTGACCTAGAAACAAAAGGTTTGATACCCCATTTAAATGGTACAACTTTGAATATTGAAGAGACAAAGAATAAAATAGTTAAAGCAAAGAAAGGTCAGTTAGTAATGCCAGTTATAGATATAATTAAACCAGAAAAAACAATTTATGATTTTGGAAATATTCCTATATATAGAGGGCATCCCATAAAAAAACAAGTTGCTTTAGTAATTAATGTATCATGGGGTAATCAATTTAATGATTATTTAAGGGAAATGTTAAATATCTTAGAGGAAAATGAAGTAAAGGGTAATTTCTTTTTGGTTGGTAAATGGGCTGAAAAATACCCTGATTTAGTATTAGAGATTTATCAGAAAGGTCATCAATTAGGAAATCACGGTTACTCAGATCCATACATGAGCAAACTAACTCCAGAAGCTATTAGTGGAGAGATTCAAAAAACAAACCAAATAATCTTTGATATAACAAAGTATAGACCTAAATACTTTAGTCCACCTTATGGTGAAAAGGAGGAAAAAATATTTACCCAAAGTTTTAGAGATAATATGATAAATGTACTGTGGAGTTTAGATACAATAGATTGGATGAGACCTGGACCTGAAAAAATTGCTCAAAGGGTACTAAGGAAATTACACAACGGAGCGATAATTTTAATGCATAATACTGAACAGACACCAGAGGGTTTAAAAATAATTTTAAGAGGTATAAAAGAACAAGGGTATGAAATAGTCACTATCGATGAATTATTATGTCCTGATTTTTTTGCCAAGAAATTGCAAAAAAAAATCGATATAGATTTTCTGCAAAAATAA